The Paenibacillus mucilaginosus 3016 genome includes the window GCCGGCGCTTCGTTCCCGGCCGGAGGCGCGGATCATCCTGCCGTGATCCGGCTGCAGCATCTAAGCGAGTCGGGAGCGGAGGTGCAGGGGTTTGCGGGGCTGATCATAAGCGCCAATGGCCTGGAGCTGGTACAGGGACTGCATTATGCACTGGATGAGCTGACGGGTGAAGTTACCTTGACCCCGTTCTTCCTGAATTCCCTCGAAGAGGGCTTCGTACCGCTGTCGTTCGCGCTCGGCGGGCTGACGGCCGGAGCGGTGCTGGAGGTCCGGCCTGCAGCAGGCTCGCTGACCGCCCAGGCTGTATACGGGGCGGTGCTGCGGGAAGCGGATGCGGCCGTCGAAGCGCTTTTCGCCCTGACCAAGACGGATGGCAGCGGACAGCCGTCCGTGCCGGGGGATCTCTCCGCCGTATCGATCCGGCTGGGTGACAGGGGGCTCGTTCAGGGCAGGGATTTTGCAGCTGGTATGGAACCGGGCGAGGTGGTAATTCTGCCTGCCTTCTTGAATACGCTGGCTGCCGGAAAGCATACGCTGAGCTTGAAGCAGACCGGACTCACCGCCACGCTGACGGTCGAAGTTCTTCCGCTGGAAGAGGAGGTGCGTCTCGCGCTTGACTCCATTAACCGCGCGGACAATGCCGCCGAGATGCGGGAAGCTCTGGAATCGGCCGGCCTGTGGCTGGAGCTCACTCCTTATTACAGCCTGACGAATGCCCGGAAGATCGAGGCGGCGGAGGCAGTGCTGCTCGGCCGGGGCTCAGGATTCACCGGACGCTGGGCGGTGCAGGACCTGCTCGATCTTACAGTAGAGGGGCTGCAGCTGGGCGGAGACGAAGCGGGTGCCATCCGTGCGGTCAACGAAGCGGGCACCCCGGAGGAGATGCTTGGCGCACTGATGTCTCCGCTCCTTCATCTCGACAACGAGTATTATACGTATATGGAAGATTATGAGCTGCTGATCATCGGCGGGTATATGCTGGACCAAGTGGCACAGAACGGCGCCTATACGACGCAGAGTGCCATTCAGAATGATTTTGACGCTATTATCCATATGATTCTGGACGACTGGTATGCGATGATTGAGGATGCCTCGGCTCTGGAACCGAAGTTCGCGGCAGGAGACAGGAATGACAGTGTGACGCAGGATCTGATCCTTCCTGCAAGCGCTCCGGTTCACGGGGCGGCTGTCGGCTGGACCTCCTCTGTGCCTGATGTCGTTACGGCTGCGGGGCGGGTCACCCGCCCGGCGGCCGATACGCAGGTAACGCTGACGGCGCATCTCACCAACCGTTACGAGAAGTTCGACCTGAACTTTATGCTGACGGTCAAGGGCACCGGAGGATAGTTAGCGGCGGCTGCAGCGGCCTTCCAGGCTCAACCGCAGCCCCCTCGGTAAGACGAGCCTCCTCGGGACGGCCGAGCCCCGGTTTGCCCGACCTTAGTGCGAGTAATCTGCAATATCATATATCATGCGGATGATCAGAAGAAGACTGCCCCGGAAGAGGCGGTCTTCTTTATGCTGCTCACCGGGCGAAATTCCAATTGACACCAGCGTGGTGCCGGCGTTACACTTAAAATGTTAGAATAATAAACCGTGGTTTAGCATAATAAACCGTAATGGACAGCATGGAGGGCACATGGACAAAAAATATTGGGTGCCTGCCTTGGAGAAAGCGGATGCGGTCCTGCAGGCCATCGCTTCAGAGCCCTCGGCTCTCAGGCTGATTGACCTGTCGAAGCGGCTCGGGTACAACAAGAGCTCAATGTTCTCTCTGCTTGCGACGCTCGAGGCGCTCGATTGGGTGAAGCGGGACGCGGACGGAACGTATACGCTCGGTGCGCGGATGGGCTATCTCGGCCACGCTTTCTTCAAAGGCTTCAGCCTGATCGACCGGTTCCGTAAGGAGGCTTCGGTGACCAAGCATACGCTGGGGGAAACGATTCAGCTTGCCAAGCTGGAGCGTCACGAGGTGCTCTATCTGGCGAAGGAAGAGATGCCGTCGCCCGTACGGCTTGCCTCCGAGCCCGGCTTGAAGCTGCCCGCGCATGCCACCGCGCTGGGCAAAGCGATGCTGGCCTGGCAGGAACGGTCCGAATTGGAAGCGTTTTTTCCGGAGGAGGCGCTGGAGCCGGCGGCTACCCCGCACACGCTCCGCAGCCGGGAGGAGCTGCTGAAGCAGCTGGTGGACGTCAGGGACCGCGGCTATGCCTTCGATCTGCAGGAAGCGGTCATGGGGTTCTGCTGCGTGGCGGCTCCGGTGAGAGACAGCGCGGGCAGCGTAATTGCCGCGATCTCCTGCTCGATGTTCCTTCATGAATGGGAAGCGAAGCAGGAGCAGGCGATTCGGGAGATCTGCGCGCTCGCCCGGCGGTTGTCCCAGAATCCGGGACTCGTCTGAACGGTCCGAACCGGAATACGCTGGCTGCGGGAATACAGGCGGGCACGTTGGCAAGCAGGCAGGTGCAGGCTTTGCATGCAACCACAGGGAGAGAGGAAGGAAGGCGTCTATGAGACTGGACGGCAAAATCATTCTCATCACAGGCTCCGGCTCGGGGATCGGAAAGAGCTCGGCACTGCTGTTCGCCCGTGAGGGAGCGGTTGTCATTGTGAACGATCTGGCGGAAGACAAAGGGCAGGAGACCGTAGAGGAGATCCGCAGCGAAGGCGGCCAGGCGGTCTTCGTCCAGGCGGACGTCACGAAGCCCGAATCGGTTCAGCGGCTCGTGGATACGGTGATCGGAACCTACGGCCGCATCGACGTGCTGTTCAACAATGCGGGGATCAGCGGGGTAGGCGCGATTCACGAGGTGGAGCCGGAGCAGTGGGACCGGGTCATCGAGGTCAATATCCGCGGCGTATTCCTGCCAAGCAAGTATGTGCTGCCGCATATGATGGCCCGCCGGGAAGGCTCGATCATCAATATGTCCTCCTGCATCGCGGAAATCGGGCTTGCGCGCAGAGCCTCTTATTCGGCGACGAAGGGAGCGGTGCTGGCGCTGACCAAGTCCATGCAGGTGGACTACGCCCCGTATAACATTCGGGTGAACGCGCTTTTGCCGGGTACGATTCTGACGCCTTTCGTCGAGGACTACCTGCGGAAGTCGTACGATAATCCGGAGGCGGGCTATGAATCTCTCAAGAAGCGGCAGCTCAGCGGTGATCTCGGCCGGCCGGAGGATGTCGCGAAGGCGGCTCTGTTCCTCGCTTCGGACGAATCGAAGTTCATGATGGGCTCTCCGCTGTATATCGACGGCGGAGTCGTTTTTGGGAAGAACGGGTAAACGCTACAAGAGCGAAAGCTCTTAATCTACTATATATGTAGGGGAAGAGGAGGCTACTGCTATGAAACTGCTTAACTTTGTACAAGGCGGCCGGCTGCAGCTGGGCATCAAGACGGATGAGGGTATCCTGTATGTCGAGCGCGCGCTCGATATCCTGGAGGACGGCAAGCTGAACGTGCCGCTCAGCATGCAGGAGGTCATCGACGGGGGAGCAGGCGCCCTGCAGGCGCTTCAGGGTCTCGTGGACAAGATGCTCGCTTCCGGCGCCAAGGGAGGCGCCCTGTTCGACGAGGCGGACCAGACCTTCGGTCCGAGCATCCTCCAGCCCGGCAAAATCATCTGCGTGGGGCTGAACTACCGCAAGCATGCCGAGGAGACGAATGCGAAGATTCCGGAGTATCCGATTCTTTTTAACAAATTCAGCAATGCCCTTACCGGACACGGACACGACGTCTCTCTGGCGGAACGCGTGACCTCCCAGGTGGATTATGAAGCGGAGCTCGCGATCGTGATCGGCAAAGAGGCGAAGGACGTTCCGAGGGAGGAAGCGCTGAATTACGTGCTCGGCTACAGCTGCGCCAATGATCTCTCGGCCCGCGACCTGCAGCTGCGCACGGCCCAGTGGATGCTCGGCAAGACGCTTGACGGCTTCGCCCCGCTCGGCCCATACCTCGTGACGGCAGATGAGGTAGGCAATCCGAACGAGCTGGCGATCTCCTGCAAGGTGAACGGGGAGACACGGCAGAGCTCCAATACGTCCGACATGATCTTCCACTGTGACGAGATTGTGAGCTATATCTCGCGGCATATGACCCTGCAGCCGGGCGACGTGATCCTGACGGGAACGCCGGAGGGCGTCGTTCTGGGCTGCCGGAAGCGCAGCGGGTGTACCTGAAGGACGGGGACGTGGTGACGATCGAGATCGAGAAGCTTGGCGCCCTCACGAACCGGATGGTCAGCGAGCGGAAGTAAGCCGGAACCGGGCTGGCATGGACAAGGAAGACATCAGGCCGGTCAGGCGGCAAGCATAATAGAGGAGGAGCGGCAGCATGGCAGGACAGATTACCGCAGGCGCGCAGGCGCTGGTGATGGACCCGCGCGATCATGTGGCGACGGCGATCAGGGAGCTGGCGGCAGGGGAGAGCATCACCTGCTACCGGGGCGGCGAAGAGCTGCAGGTGAAACTTCTGGATCCGGTGCCGTTCGGGCACAAGGTGGCGCTGCAGGATCTTCCCCAAGGCGTGGAGGTACGCAAATACGGGGAGGTCATCGGCCGTACGACGGCCCCTATCCGTGCAGGTGAGCATGTGCATGTTCATAATGTCGAAGGCATCCGGGGCCGCGGGGATCAGGCCGGTACGGGTACGACAAGCGAAGGGAGCCTGAACGCATGACTACTCTGATGGGTTACCGCAGACCGAACGGCGATATCGGCATCCGCAATCATCTGTTGATCATTCCCACGGTGATCTGCTCCAACCAGGTCTGCAGCCGCATCTCCCAGCTCGTGCCGGAGACGGTGGCGATTCCGCACCAGCACGGCTGTTCGCAGATCGGCGCGGACAAAGACCGCACCTTCGAAGTGCTGGCCGGAACGGGCCGCAACCCGAACGTCGGCGGGGTGATCATCATCTCGCTCGGCTGTGAGGTGGTCGATCCCCATGCGCTGGCGGAGTCCATCCGTGAGACGGGCAAGCTTGTCGAGGTGTTCGACATCCAATCCGTGGGCGGGTCGGTCAAGGCGATTCAGCACGGGACCGAGATTGCACGGAGAATGCGGGCGCAGCTGGACGCCATGCAGCCGGAGCCGTTCCCGATGAGCGAGCTGATCATCGGCGTCAAGTGCGGCGGCTCCGACGCGACCTCGGGCCTTGCGTCCAATCCGGCGCTCGGCGCGGCCGCCGATACGCTGATCGGCCTGGGCGGCGGTGTCGTAATCGGCGAGACGACGGAGATTATCGGGGCCGAGCATGTGCTGGCCTCCCGCTGTGCGGCGCCGGGGGTATCCGATCAGCTCTATCATATCGTGGGCCGCTTCGAGAGGGAGGTGGAGCGGATGGGTGCCGACATGCGCGGCGGCAATCCGAGCCCCGGCAATATCGCAGGCGGTCTCACGACGATCGAGGAGAAGTCGCTCGGCTGCATCTCGAAGTGCGGTACGGCACCGATCCGGGGGGTCATCGAGTACGCCGAGCGGATTCCGAAGGGCGGCTTGTACTTCATGGATTCCCCGGGGAACGACATCGAGTGCGTATCGGGGATGGCCGCCGGCGGCGCCCATCTCGTCTGCTTCACGACCGGGCGCGGAACGCCGACAGGCTCGGCTGTTGTGCCGGTCATCAAGATTACCGGCAACAAACAGATGTACCTGCGCATGTCCGACAACATGGACGTGGATGTCAGCGATATGCTGGAGGGCACGATGAGCCTGGAGGCGGCCGGGGCGGCGGTCTGGGAAGAGATTGCGGCCGTCGCGGCCGGCAAGCTGACGAAGGCCGAGATTCTCGGCCATACGGAGTTCAGCATCAACCGGATCGGACCGAGCTTGTAAGGAGCTGCCCGAAGAAGCGGCTTTGGGCCGCAATACAAAAAGAGGAAAGCTTGGAGATGAAGCGGCGTCCGCCGGGTTCTGCAGGACGGAAGCAGGAGCCGGCGGACGCCGTTTTGTTCGATTCTTTTTTGACCCTAACCAGAGGAGGAACGGCAGTATGGGCAGATTGACAGGACGGGTGGCGCTGGTCACCGGGGGCAGCAGGGGCATCGGCGAGGCGATCGTTATCCGGCTGGCGGAAGAGGGGGCGCATGTGGCCGTCAATTTCACATCCGAGCGTTCGCGGGAGCTGGCCGAGGGAGTGAAGGCCAGAGCGGAAGCGCTGGGCGTCCGGAGCATGATCGTACAGGCGGACGTGGGGAAGAAGGATCAGGTGACCGCGATGTTCGAGCAGGTGAGCGAGCAGCTTGGGGAGGTGGAGATCCTCGTCAACAATGCGGGCATCGCTCCGTTCGAGTCGTTCCTTCAGGCCAGCGAGGAGACCTGGGACCGCACCTATGATACGAATGTGAAGTCGGTGTTCCTCTGCTCGCAGCTCGCGGCGAAGGCGATGATCCCGAAGCGGTACGGCAAAATCATCAACGTGCTGTCCACGGCAAGCCTGGTCGTGACCAGTCCCGTAATCCCCCACTACCAGTCCTCGAAGGCGGCGGCCCATATGCTGACCAAGGGAATGGCGATCGAGCTCGGCCGCCACAACATCAACGTCAACGCCGTTGGCCCGAGTACAGTGGACACGGATATGTGCACCGATTATTTGGCGGATGAGAGCATCCGGGCCAAAGAGGTCGAAGCCAACCCGATGAAGCGCCTCGGTACGGCGCGCCAGATCGGCGATGCGGTCGTGTTCCTCGCTTCCGAGGAAGCGATGCAGATCAACGGCCACCTGCTCATGGTGGACGGGGGCCTAACGGTCAAGGCGGCTCAGCCGGATGACCATCTCGAGCATTAATCTGCGCCGAATGTCCTATATGAAGTTTGAGAAGCCCTCCTGCCGGCAGGAGGGCTTTTTTTCATTCTGTACGGATGGGATAAGGGGGGGATTCAGGGGTTTGATCGGAGGCTGTGCTGTGTAAAAAAGGGATAGCAGGAACGGCATCAGGGCCTGGACGGAGGAAAGCGGGGCCTCGCATGCGGATAAGAAGGCGCGGGACAACCACGTATCAACTTCCATGATTTGGGGTATATAAAAGCTAAGTACTTAACAGGATGCAAAAACAATGCTATAATTCGACAATCTTCGACTCTATTAGAGGGAATCTCTTACGAAATCTAATAATCTCCTAATAATTAGCTGAAACTTTCCGAAAGATTCCCGGATATAGTTATAAGTAATCAAGCAGGGGGTGAGTGAGATGAAAGACATGCAACTTTTGCACAATGGTAAGGTGTATCGCGGTCAAGTCTCATATGAGGGGAACGATCTGATGGAGGTATCTTGTACGGACCCGTCTTCGTTCGCCGGGGGCGAATCGGTGATCGCATTCAACTATAGAACGAAAGCCCAGATGAGAGTGCTTCGCGTCTCGCAGTCCAAACTGATCCTGGTGCCGGCCGATTCCGAACTCTTCCATATTCAAGCCGCCGGGAGCCAAATCTATGACGACATGTACCGCGACGAGGATAAAGTGTTCACGAGCTACAAGCTCAACACGTACGGCACGCTGATCGACGACTTCAAGACGATGGCCGTTCGGTTCACCAACGTCAGCCGTCTCGGATTCGGATTCGAGGTCAACGACTTCTCCGTCAAAATGAACCATGTGTTCGATACGATGATCATGTGCGATGAAGCGACGATTCATCCGAAGCTGATCGTGCGGTACGCCCACATCCAGGAGAAGACGATCCGCTACGGGGCCGAGATTCATTCCATCTCTGAGAAGGATCTGAGCAAGCTCCGCTACTATCTGGTGACCCAGCAGTTCCTGGCGAAGTAAGCTGGCCCGGCCTTTACCGCAGAAGAGAGGCAGCTTTGCTCACACCCCAGAACCTGCTTCTACGTACGGCCCGAAATGCTGTGATACAAGACAGCGATTCATCCTAAAAAAAGCCCGGCTTGTTCGCAATAGCGAATAAACCGGGCTTTTGGTGCATAAAGGCGGAAGGTTGGTGGGCTGCAGGGGGCTTGCCGGCTTCAGCAAACGCGGCGTCCGTCGACCCACACCCGCTCGATCTCGAGGGACGGGGAGACGAGAAGAAGGTCGGCGGCCTTGCCGCCGGCAATGCTGCCGGTGTGCTCCGACAAGCCCAGCACCCGTGCCGGATTGCGGCTGGCGAGCAGACTGGCTTCCTCGACGGAGAGGCCAATCCGCTCCACCATGTAACGGAGGGCGTCGATCATCGTCAGCGTGCTGCCGGCGAGGTTGCCGCCTTCCTTGAGGCGGGCGACCCCGTCCTTCACGACGACGTCCTGGCCGCCGAGCATGTAGTCGCCGTCCCCGAGTCCCGCGGCGGAGATCGCATCGGTAACGAGAACGAGGTTGCCCTGGCGCTTGGTCACGGTCAGGAGCCGGACGCAGGCCTCGTGCACATGAATGCCGTCGGCGATGACTTCCGCGGTGACCGCCTCGTTCGTCAGTACGGCGCCGACGACGCCGGGTTCGCGGTGGTGAAGGCCCTTCATGGCATTGAAGGTGTGTACCGCATGGCTCAGCCCGTGCGAGACCGCCTCCTGGATCTGGTCATAGGCCGCATCCGTATGGCCGCAGGCCGCCACGATGCCGTGGCCGGCGAGCATCCGGATGAACGGAGCGGCTCCTTCGAGCTCCGGAGCGAGCGTGAGCAGCCGGATCAGGCCCGGATAGGCGGAGGTCCACTCCTCGAGCCACTCGCTCTGCGGAGGGAGCATGAGCTTCGGGTCCTGGGCGCCGGCCAGCTTCGGGTTGATGAACGGGCCTTCAAGATGCACGCCGGCGAGGCGGGCGAAGGGCATGCCCTTCGCGCGGAAAGCCTGCACAGCCTGCAGGGCCCGGGTGATGTCTTCCCGGGACGCGGTCATCGTGGTGGCCAGCATGGTGGTCGTGCCGCGGCTGGCGTGGAACCGTGTGATCTTGGCGAGGGATTCCTCGGAGGCATCCATGAAGTCGCCGCCCCAGCCGCCGTGGACATGAACGTCGATGAAGCCGGGCAGCAGCCAGCTTCCCTTGGCATCCACAATCTCGGCCGGCTCGGGGGGTCGCGGGCAAGGAGGCCATGGGGCCGAAGGCGCCGATCTTGCCGTCCCGCAGCACCTCGAGGAAACCGTCCGCTTCGGTGCCGTTCTCGGTGGCGATGCGGGCGTGAATGATGCGCTGTGTGACCGTCTGGCTCATGACAGCAGGCTCCCCGCTTCCGAATCGAGCAGGACGACCACGTGCGGATGGGTCTGCAGCAGCGAGGCCGGGCATTCGGTCGTGATCGGCCCCTGCAGGGCGCGCTTCACGATCTCCGCTTTGTCCCGGCCGCGCACAATGAGCAGGATGGTCTTCGCCTTCAGGATGGTGCCTACGCCCATCGTGATCGCATGCGTCGGCACCTGGTCCGGGCGGTCGAAGAACCGGGCGTTCGCCTGTCTCGTCTGCTCCTGCAGCTCCACGACATGCGTGCCGCGCTCCAGTTCCTCATCCGGCTCGTTGAAGCCGATGTGGCCGTTATGGCCGAGGCCGAGCAGCTGCAGGTCAATCTGCCCGATTTCCTCCAGCAGGCTGTCATAGCGGACGCATTCCGCTTCCGGGTCAGGGGCGGAGCCGTCCGGGATATGGCAGCGCTCCGGTGCGATATCCACGTGGCTGAACAGGTGCTCCTGCATGAAGGTGTAGTAGCTCGCCGGGTGGCTGCGGTCGAGGCCGACATACTCGTCCAGGTTGAAGGCCGATGCTTTGGAGAATGAGACGAGGCCCTGGCGGCAGGTCTCTACCAGTTCCCGGTAAATGCCGACCGGAGTGCCGCCGGTGGCCAGGCCCAGGCAGGCCTTCGGGTTCGTCTGGAGCAGGCCGGTGATGATCCCCGCACCCGCTTTGTTCAGTTCGTCTTGAGAACGGAAGGTAAGAATATTCATAAGTTCATCTCCCTTTTTCATTGCGGAATTTGCGGACCTGCTGGAACGAATGCTCCAGCTGAGGCACATAATCTTCGAAGCCGGCACTGACGAGTGCCGTGAATAGGATGTCGACAACGTGGAGCTGGGCGATCCGGGAAGCCATGTCTCCCCGGCGCATGCCTTCTTCCAGAGTCGAGGCGAAGAGCCGGATGTCCGCCGCCGACGAGATGCGGTTCGCGCCGAACTTCGTCAGCGAGATGGTGACGGCGCCGCGTTCCTTGGCACAGAGCAGGGCGTCATAGGTCTCCACCGTTTCGCCTGAGTAAGAGAAGGCGAAAGCGACGTCTTCCGGCGTGAGGCTGGAGGCGGAGGTAATCTGCATATGCGAATCCGAGTAATGCTGGGCCATCCGGCCGATCCGTACGAGCTTCTGGTGAAAATCAAGGGCGACCACGCCCGAGGTGGCGACGCCGTAGAGATCAATGCGGCGTGCGGACTGCAGCGCGTCTACGGCCCGCTGCAGCTCCTGCAGATCGAGCTGCCGTGTCGTATCGGAGATGGAGCGCAGGTGGTTCTTCTCGATCGCCTCCACGATGCTGGGCAGGGAATTGCCGGCGACAATGTCCTGGTAAGACGGCTTGCCGGGAGGGGGAAGCACCAGCTCGGCGGCCAGCTTCATGCGGAAGTCGCTGTAGCCCTTGAAGAGCAGATTCCGGCAGAAGCGCGATACGGTTGCCGTACTGGTGCCGGAGCGGCCGGCAAGCTCGGTGATGCTGAGATGCACGGCCTCATGGGGATGGTCAAGCAGGAACTGCGCCAGCGTCTGCTCCTGCCGGTGCATGGCATGCTGTCGGTCTCGGATCGACTGAAGGATGCTGGACATGGGATCACCCGTCTTTGTTATTTTTTTTGTAAATTATTTTCTTTATTTATCGTAAGTTAACAAAAATATTTTTCATAACCATCATATCGTATCCTCAAACCGGAAGCAACAGGCAATCTACATCATTTCCCGTGCCGCCATATTTTATAAAAAAGCCTCCCTACCCCCTCAAAACTGGTAAATCTTCATTTCACGCCTGCCGGGCAGGTAGTATAATAGAATCTGCCGCTTGGAAGATCGTGGAGTGACTGCACGGTTCCTGTATATAGATGGGGAGTGGACAATCATGCTGATGTGCTTCAGCGATAGAAGGGGGTTTTACCCGTTTTGAACTTGGCAGTAAGGCCGGCGGGATGGGGAAGGGCAGGCCGCGTGCTGCTTGCCCTGCTTCTGCTGGTGATGGGGCTGGTTTCCGGTCTGCAGCCGGCGCAGGCGACTATGGGCACGATGCTGGAGGAAACCGGTGGAGAAGAACCGTCTTCCATTGGCGGGTTGTACTTTTATAATTATGGTCAATGGGAGTTAAATCCCTACGTGAACGAGCAAAACAATCTGGTGATGGAGTTCTACACGAACAAAGTTCTCGGGGGAACGGATACGATCGAGCTTCGGTATCCTGCCGAATACGGCTGGAATATGACCGGAGCCGTCTATCAGATCTCCGTCAATCCCGGAGAGAACTGGGAGCTGACGGGGACCCATGTGGACGGCCCGAACGGCCCGTCGATCGTTTTCCAGCTGCCGGCAGGATTTGCCGCGAACCCGGAGGATAAGGTGCAGCTCTTCCTGGGGCTTGCCGAGAATCCGCCGCTGGGCGGGGAGTATATGTTTTCCGCCAGAACTTCGGCGGAAGAAGCGTGGGCGTACTTCTACTCCTATGTGTATGACAAGACGGTCCGCGGGCTGGGGGTTACGGCAGGCAGTGACACGGC containing:
- a CDS encoding IclR family transcriptional regulator gives rise to the protein MDKKYWVPALEKADAVLQAIASEPSALRLIDLSKRLGYNKSSMFSLLATLEALDWVKRDADGTYTLGARMGYLGHAFFKGFSLIDRFRKEASVTKHTLGETIQLAKLERHEVLYLAKEEMPSPVRLASEPGLKLPAHATALGKAMLAWQERSELEAFFPEEALEPAATPHTLRSREELLKQLVDVRDRGYAFDLQEAVMGFCCVAAPVRDSAGSVIAAISCSMFLHEWEAKQEQAIREICALARRLSQNPGLV
- a CDS encoding SDR family NAD(P)-dependent oxidoreductase codes for the protein MRLDGKIILITGSGSGIGKSSALLFAREGAVVIVNDLAEDKGQETVEEIRSEGGQAVFVQADVTKPESVQRLVDTVIGTYGRIDVLFNNAGISGVGAIHEVEPEQWDRVIEVNIRGVFLPSKYVLPHMMARREGSIINMSSCIAEIGLARRASYSATKGAVLALTKSMQVDYAPYNIRVNALLPGTILTPFVEDYLRKSYDNPEAGYESLKKRQLSGDLGRPEDVAKAALFLASDESKFMMGSPLYIDGGVVFGKNG
- a CDS encoding UxaA family hydrolase, with protein sequence MAGQITAGAQALVMDPRDHVATAIRELAAGESITCYRGGEELQVKLLDPVPFGHKVALQDLPQGVEVRKYGEVIGRTTAPIRAGEHVHVHNVEGIRGRGDQAGTGTTSEGSLNA
- a CDS encoding UxaA family hydrolase, producing MTTLMGYRRPNGDIGIRNHLLIIPTVICSNQVCSRISQLVPETVAIPHQHGCSQIGADKDRTFEVLAGTGRNPNVGGVIIISLGCEVVDPHALAESIRETGKLVEVFDIQSVGGSVKAIQHGTEIARRMRAQLDAMQPEPFPMSELIIGVKCGGSDATSGLASNPALGAAADTLIGLGGGVVIGETTEIIGAEHVLASRCAAPGVSDQLYHIVGRFEREVERMGADMRGGNPSPGNIAGGLTTIEEKSLGCISKCGTAPIRGVIEYAERIPKGGLYFMDSPGNDIECVSGMAAGGAHLVCFTTGRGTPTGSAVVPVIKITGNKQMYLRMSDNMDVDVSDMLEGTMSLEAAGAAVWEEIAAVAAGKLTKAEILGHTEFSINRIGPSL
- a CDS encoding SDR family NAD(P)-dependent oxidoreductase, giving the protein MGRLTGRVALVTGGSRGIGEAIVIRLAEEGAHVAVNFTSERSRELAEGVKARAEALGVRSMIVQADVGKKDQVTAMFEQVSEQLGEVEILVNNAGIAPFESFLQASEETWDRTYDTNVKSVFLCSQLAAKAMIPKRYGKIINVLSTASLVVTSPVIPHYQSSKAAAHMLTKGMAIELGRHNINVNAVGPSTVDTDMCTDYLADESIRAKEVEANPMKRLGTARQIGDAVVFLASEEAMQINGHLLMVDGGLTVKAAQPDDHLEH
- the nagA gene encoding N-acetylglucosamine-6-phosphate deacetylase, translating into MDAKGSWLLPGFIDVHVHGGWGGDFMDASEESLAKITRFHASRGTTTMLATTMTASREDITRALQAVQAFRAKGMPFARLAGVHLEGPFINPKLAGAQDPKLMLPPQSEWLEEWTSAYPGLIRLLTLAPELEGAAPFIRMLAGHGIVAACGHTDAAYDQIQEAVSHGLSHAVHTFNAMKGLHHREPGVVGAVLTNEAVTAEVIADGIHVHEACVRLLTVTKRQGNLVLVTDAISAAGLGDGDYMLGGQDVVVKDGVARLKEGGNLAGSTLTMIDALRYMVERIGLSVEEASLLASRNPARVLGLSEHTGSIAGGKAADLLLVSPSLEIERVWVDGRRVC
- the nagB gene encoding glucosamine-6-phosphate deaminase, yielding MNILTFRSQDELNKAGAGIITGLLQTNPKACLGLATGGTPVGIYRELVETCRQGLVSFSKASAFNLDEYVGLDRSHPASYYTFMQEHLFSHVDIAPERCHIPDGSAPDPEAECVRYDSLLEEIGQIDLQLLGLGHNGHIGFNEPDEELERGTHVVELQEQTRQANARFFDRPDQVPTHAITMGVGTILKAKTILLIVRGRDKAEIVKRALQGPITTECPASLLQTHPHVVVLLDSEAGSLLS
- a CDS encoding MurR/RpiR family transcriptional regulator, which gives rise to MSSILQSIRDRQHAMHRQEQTLAQFLLDHPHEAVHLSITELAGRSGTSTATVSRFCRNLLFKGYSDFRMKLAAELVLPPPGKPSYQDIVAGNSLPSIVEAIEKNHLRSISDTTRQLDLQELQRAVDALQSARRIDLYGVATSGVVALDFHQKLVRIGRMAQHYSDSHMQITSASSLTPEDVAFAFSYSGETVETYDALLCAKERGAVTISLTKFGANRISSAADIRLFASTLEEGMRRGDMASRIAQLHVVDILFTALVSAGFEDYVPQLEHSFQQVRKFRNEKGR